From Tiliqua scincoides isolate rTilSci1 chromosome 2, rTilSci1.hap2, whole genome shotgun sequence, the proteins below share one genomic window:
- the LOC136641310 gene encoding uncharacterized protein, with amino-acid sequence MDLPLEDSAAQPLSELPKPPPSAPNVCELRTAVSCFAEETVSLLSANGLLSHSLLRTTESSGEHPREPARPSTAVRRKREFTPDEKKDDGYWDKRKKNNEAAKRSREKRRVSDLALEGRVLALLEENARLRAELLALKFRFGLIQDPSEHSRPAVALATEPHRPTTTPQHYPVAPDPPRYTCSFRPEPGTNSEDSGFSTPGSSSMGSPVFFEERDKAEEGLIYDGHCLVPDAPADGADFGRAVRYDSGESVKGLPHKLRFKMAGGSEEMAGEPPGHYPPSPPVGTWRGPATREEPRNGGVPTGGMVFDGCCETEASRTHLPALQGSGFQTENSTLRSQLASLSAEVAQLKKLFSEQILIKMN; translated from the coding sequence ATGGACCTGCCACTAGAAGATTCTGCAGCTCAGCCTCTTTCCGAGCTTCCAAAGCCACCTCCATCTGCCCCAAATGTGTGTGAGCTGCGCACTGCTGTGTCGTGCTTTGCTGAGGAGACGGTTTCGCTGCTGTCAGCCAATGGCCTGCTAAGCCACTCTCTACTCAGGACCACCGAAAGTTCTGGGGAACATCCGAGGGAACCAGCCAGGCCCTCTACCGCCGTGCGACGCAAGAGGGAATTTACCCCAGATGAAAAGAAGGATGACGGCTACTGGGACAAGAGGAAGAAGAACAACGAAGCAGCCAAGCGCTCTCGAGAAAAGCGGCGTGTCAGTGACCTGGCACTGGAGGGGCGAGTGTTGGCACTGCTGGAGGAGAATGCCCGCCTCAGGGCCGAGCTCCTGGCCCTCAAGTTCCGCTTTGGCTTGATTCAGGACCCATCGGAGCATTCTCGACCTGCGGTGGCTCTGGCTACTGAACCCCACCGGCCAACCACAACACCCCAGCACTACccagtggctcctgacccaccaAGGTACACCTGTTCCTTCCGGCCAGAGCCTGGCACCAACTCTGAGGACTCGGGGTTTTCCACGCCAGGCAGCTCCAGCATGGGAAGCCCTGTCTTTTTTGAGGAGCGGGACAAAGCAGAGGAAGGACTTATTTATGATGGGCACTGCCTGGTGCCTGATGCCCCAGCTGATGGAGCCGATTTCGGCCGAGCTGTCCGTTATGATTCTGGGGAGAGTGTTAAAGGTCTCCCCCACAAGCTGCGTTTCAAAATGGCTGGGGGGTCCGAGGAGATGGCTGGGGAGCCCCCAGGACATTATCCACCATCTCCACCAGTAGGGACTTGGAGGGGGCCAGCCACACGGGAGGAACCAAGAAACGGAGGAGTGCCCACGGGTGGTATGGTGTTTGATGGTTGCTGTGAAACAGAGGCCTCCAGAACCCATTTGCCAGCCCTCCAGGGATCTGGGTTCCAGACGGAAAACAGCACCTTGCGGAGCCAGCTAGCCTCGCTTTCAGCTGAGGTGGCCCAGCTGAAAAAGCTCTTCTCCGAACAGATCCTGATCAAAATGAACTGA